From Hymenobacter sediminicola:
AACACGTAGGCCATTACCTCGTCGTTGCGGACCACCGGAATCACCGTTTCAAGCAGTTCCCACTCGGGCCCCAGCGGCAGTTCCGCCACGGCGCACGCCGGGCCCATGCAGGTCCGCACTACGGCTTCTGGCAGGTCGATTCGGCGGAAATCAGGCAGGTTGGCCCCGAAGGAAACCACACATTGCCACTCCCCTTCCTCTTTCACATATAGCACCAGCCGCCGGATATTGAGCTGGCCGAGCAACGTGAAGTGAAAGATTTTGTACAGCGCCCCTTCGCCGTGGTCTTGGTTGATGGCCTGCGTAATTTCCAGCAGTGCCCCTAGCTCCCGGTCCTTGAGGAAGAGTCGTTTTTCAGGAGTGAGTGCGGAATGGGGCATAATCGAGTTGGAAGAACGGTGTAAAAGTCGGGCTGAGCAATATGTGCTAATGAGTAGCTAATCTGGCGAATCAGGCACTCAGCTACCCAGTGGCGTTTTGGGGTCGTAGGCGTCGCGCAGGCCATTGCCAAGCAGGTTGAAGCTAAGCACCAGCAGGCTGATAGCCAAGCCTGGCAGCAGAGTCAGCCACAGGCCGGCTTCGGTACCCAGCAGCTGAAACCCTTCATTCACCATCAGGCCCCATGAAGGCGAGGGTGGCTGCACGCCCAGGCCCAAGAAGCTTAACCCGGCTTCGAGCAGAATAGCCGCCGCGAAGTTACTGGTTGCAATGACGATGAGCGGACCGGTCATGTTGGGCAGCAGATGCCGGATGATGAGGCGGCTTTGCGGCAAACCCAGCACGCGGCCGGCTTCCACAAAGGTTTTCTCGCGCAGACTCAGCATCTGGCCGCGCACCACGCGGGCTACATCTACCCACATGGTAAGGCCCACAGCCACAAACGACGTCCAGACGCCTTTGCTGTCGAGGACCAGGGAAATGGCAATGACCAGCATAATGCCCGGAATGCTCCACACCACGGTCATCAGGCCCAGCAACAGGCTATCAACCCAGCCGCCCACGTAGCCAGCCACGGCCCCAATGGCCATGCCCAGCACCACCGAAATCAACACGGCCACCAGTCCGATGCCCAGGCTCACGCGGGTGCCCAGCAGCAGCCGGCTCAGCTCGTCCCGCC
This genomic window contains:
- a CDS encoding ABC transporter permease — translated: MAGPVVSAAPVASAPAARPPGYYVRQRLLQNRPAMAGLGFIVLCALIGVLGYWVLPDNSPNANNSLVQLQKEAPGFQATVLRMPMPDSARAASDNIFHTWLYGRAPRYQEVPIGGYRIQGDSVFIAPYKNHSALADAPRHYSLAQVAGRSGPAAELRRIVEQERITKRTYWLGTDKSGRDELSRLLLGTRVSLGIGLVAVLISVVLGMAIGAVAGYVGGWVDSLLLGLMTVVWSIPGIMLVIAISLVLDSKGVWTSFVAVGLTMWVDVARVVRGQMLSLREKTFVEAGRVLGLPQSRLIIRHLLPNMTGPLIVIATSNFAAAILLEAGLSFLGLGVQPPSPSWGLMVNEGFQLLGTEAGLWLTLLPGLAISLLVLSFNLLGNGLRDAYDPKTPLGS